The Fusarium falciforme chromosome 7, complete sequence genome window below encodes:
- a CDS encoding PNPLA domain-containing protein — protein sequence MAGGPCPLDKSGLCMLSFDGGGVRGLSSLYILDHIMRNLNHERALTGQPVKKSCEIFDLTGGMSTGGSKKHWSSITLRGDIQSRFDSQKLRAAVEAVLNDKNLPPTTLFNDKVERGCKVFVCATSAHPATTRRLRSYDTTKEPSSNATILEVAMATSAASTFFEPVTIDDMVYLDGGLGANKLGEQVVGEARYIIGREIEELKPLVKCLVSIGTGNPGMKSINKDFLRFVSETLVNISTEAEMTAKKFALEWQDLSEAHRYFRFNVEQGLQDVDLSEYKETGKIKMATQEYLEQAAYNIVMQSAANSPLLPPKYCLPFTKNKRFVGREIILKKLLDAFFSEEPCERVALAGLGGVDKTQTALELPFDFEQSCNTVATELNIFQQGLDSKAILRDFLSSKKFESWLIIVDNADEWDLVLRGPNHSFSIDEQLPQSPAGRILFTTRPNEVALEVSDQEPLKLDEMKPAEALKFLGRSVNSKLLLVDHSVVSELLEELTYLPLAITQAAAYLNRNKITITRYLELLRGTEQEMTSLLSREFHDRTGYRESQNAVAATWRVSFDHILAHEPIAANLLRFISRIESKDIPLPILPRGDLEEELTYSVGTLCAYTFLIPREGQEVYDMHSLVHLATKIWVQP from the exons ATGGCTGGTGGGCCATGTCCACTCGACAAGAGCGGTCTCTGCATGCTCTCCTTTGATGGGGGAGGTGTTCGGGGCTTATCCTCATTGTACATCTTGGATCACATCATGAGGAATCTGAACCATGAACGGGCGTTGACTGGCCAGCCCGTAAAGAAATCATGCGAAATCTTTGACTTGACCGGGGGGATGAGCACTGGAGG GTCAAAGAAGCACTGGTCCAGCATCACACTACGAGGGGATATCCAGTCCCGATTCGACTCTCAGAAGCTCAGAGCTGCGGTTGAGGCAGTCTTGAATGACAAGAACTTGCCCCCAACGACTCTGTTCAATGACAAGGTTGAAAGGGGTTGCAAAGT GTTTGTTTGTGCGACTTCTGCTCATCCTGCGACTACTCGCCGCCTGAGAAGCTACGACACGACCAAGGAGCCCTCTAGCAATGCTACCATCCTCGAAGTTGCCATGGCGACATCCGCCGCAAGTACCTTTTTCGAGCCCGTTACGATCGATGATATGGTGTACCTCGATGGAGGTCTTGGTGCCAACAAACTAGGTGAGCAAGTGGTTGGAGAGGCGAGATACATTATCGGCCGCGAAATAGAGGAACTAAAGCCTTTGGTCAAATGCTTGGTCTCTATCGGAACGGGCAATCCGGGCATGAAGTCTATCAACAAAGACTTCTTGCGTTTCGTCTCTGAAACTCTCGTCAACATCAGCACAGAGGCCGAGATGACGGCCAAGAAATTCGCCCTCGAATGGCAGGACCTGAGCGAGGCCCACCGATACTTTCGCTTCAACGTCGAACAAGGCCTCCAGGATGTCGACCTTTCAGAGTACAAGGAGACCGGAAAGATCAAGATGGCCACCCAAGAGTACCTCGAGCAGGCG GCTTACAACATTGTGATGCAATCAGCAGCAAACAGCCCCCTACTACCACCCAAGTACTGTCTCCCATTTACGAAGAACAAGCGTTTTGTTGGCCGCGAAATtatcctcaagaagctcttaGATGCCTTCTTTAGCGAGGAGCCCTGCGAAAGGGTCGCACTGGCTGGGCTCGGAGGGGTGGACAAAACCCAGACCGCTCTCGAGTTGCCTTTTGA CTTCGAGCAAAGCTGCAACACAGTCGCCACCGAACTGAACATCTTCCAGCAAGGTCTGGATTCCAAAGCCATTCTGAGAGACTTTCTGAGTTCCAAGAAGTTTGAGTCATGGCTTATCATTGTGGACAACGCCGATGAGTGGGACTTGGTTCTGCGTGGTCCCAATCATTCTTTCAGTATCGACGAACAGCTGCCCCAAAGTCCTGCTGGTCGAATCCTCTTCACCACCCGCCCGAATGAGGTGGCCCTTGAAGTTTCTGACCAAGAGCCACTGAAACTTGACGAAATGAAACCAGCAGAAGCCTTGAAGTTCCTGGGAAGGTCCGTCAACAGCAAGCTTCTACTTGTAGATCACTCTGTTGTCTCGGAGCTACTGGAAGAGCTTACATACCTTCCACTGGCAATCACTCAAGCCGCAGCCTATTTGAATCGAAACAAGATTACCATCACTCGATACCTCGAGCTGCTGCGAGGCACCGAGCAGGAAATGACTTCTCTGCTGAGTCGCGAATTCCATGACCGAACTGGATATCGTGAATCGCAGAATGCAGTGGCAGCCACGTGGCGTGTTTCTTTCGACCATATCCTTGCGCACGAACCAATAGCTGCCAATCTGCTCAGGTTTATCTCGAGAATCGAATCCAAGGACATC